cttcaaaaaatatttagttttgaatTGGATATTTATTTAACTTTGCCGAGTCACGACCTTGCCCATATGGACGGCGCGTCCCTGCttgttacctccttaagcttgtcatgcacggggagctatatactgtaatatatattatatcacatcgctctctatagtaatgagtgagcctgcacacacggaaccattagttccgtgtctcCAGGCTCACTCTTTACTATAGAgagtgatatgatataatatacataatatattacagtatagctcccctttcatgacaagcttaaggaggtaacctgtagcctaggctatatattataaaaaaaatcactgagatgggcatcaggtttaggaaattcgagacatcaaaaatgcaccatttttaaggtggtgcgttaatttcttggagaagtgtaattgtaatttaatgtaaataatgtaatatccaataattgtaatttaatataagatgtaatataagttccttaaaaaatgtattttttatttcccacaatacattctccacaggtctaaatatcgtcgctagacgtccaccgaacgtcctctcaggacgttagatggacgttcggcagcacgacattggaccaaactgggacgtcctatgaaggtccaattgacgtccaccgaacgtcccctcggactttaggtggacgtccattggatgttagatggacgtccattggacgtttgacaacgtggcatttggaccaaactaggacgtcctgttaaggtccaatttacgtcccctaggacgtccgattaaggtctaatttacgtccgattaaggtccaatttacgtcccctcggaccttagatggacgtccaatggacgttcggtagcgcgacatttggaccaaaataggacgttcctcggacgaaaacggacgtccaagagacgtccctaaagtccgtgaaggacgtccttgtgctattagggtattaggtaagggttgaagagctcctttataggataatgctactgttttatatacgttaaaagagagtaaattagaatcggaccagaTTTTTactgtgagtagatcagaagttataatAGTAGTATGAAGAGTTTCGATATTTGAGTTTCTCAAAGTGATACTGATATCaccagcaaaaaaaaattttcgatcgatttttaaactagtgatgtcacaagataaggaaaagtagaagaCCCATTACTGAatcttgtggtaccccacataaaATATTTTTGAGATATATTATTACTGATAAATGTAGGTTCCGTGCCTCTATTTAAGATATACAAATATTTTCTAATAATATAGTAAATTTAACATTTAAAGTAAATgttaaagcggtaacgattagtttcatttagggtgctaaatagagggagatttttacgatttttttttaccaaaaaaaaagcgTATccaacttgtttatttttgatgctagaaaatcttgtaaaaaataagaataaaactttgtttaaatactttaaaaaagtttttcctgaaaattgcttaatttttttcgGTGAtctcacgttgaaatattcgatttgaaattagacgaataaacacgtattttcatgagctacaactttgcttttactcggtTTATACACTTTACTGATGCAATATTTTTTCGtctttttataagctacacttttgctaagaatatttttttgataaaatatttacctttttgagttatttgcgaaaaaccgtgtgaaaacgtagtttttttttgtcgaaaaataaacattttcaatcgcaaatatctcgttaagtattgacttacgaaagttgcttataatcagtcaatttatccattttcgggCTAATCTTgaaccagtggtgtcatggtgtgggaacgcgtgggaacgccgttcccgcactggttaagaaaagaaaaaaaaataatagagaatttaggttttgtaaacaaaaattagcagtgcgttccggcactgcgttcccgcactgctaattttgccatgacaccactgtcttgaacgtatgttttttcaccccctagaaggggCAACTCTGTCACCCCCAAATAAAAGCAACCAAtagcacaaattcaactttgaagtggagggtaagtagaacctaaatccaaattttcatgcaattcggagttgcccctgaaaattacacgccAAAACGGTCATTTAGTGGGCTAAAATTGTACCTTCAACATATTTTACAATACtaacaaaataaaataccaaataagattttaaaaatgtttaataaaacttaaaatatcatCACCATTATTCCAATATAATACTTCACAATTCACAACCCGAGTTATTCCTAATGCGTCCTTATAAGTCCCTTCTTTAGATTTTCTTATTATATCCTCGCATTTGAAACCTTTTCTTACACAAGCTAAATCAGTCTCATTTAAGCGTAACATTGGACAAAAATCGTTCATTCCATCACCACAGTATACCACTTTTTCGTAATTAGTACCTTGCTtcttcatttttgtaataaaatcttGCATAATTTGGCCTTTGCACATATTTTTAGTACTTAATTTACAAGTTTCTTGTAAATGGTACATACTGATGACTAATAGCCCGTTCTTGTCAAACTTGGCTGGATTACTAAAAACTTTTAACACATTATCTTGTAGTTTATTAACTGCCAACCAGGTCTCTATGAAATAAGAGTTTGAATCACTTACAATAATGACGTCATAATTTAAGTCCTCACTAAGTTCTCTTATAAGCCTACACATTCCTTGAACTTCTGTAAGCGCCTCTATAGTCTTGCGTATCCTATCTTCTGTAATTCCTGTTTGGTGAAGTAAATTAAAGATTCCTTGCATATAGGCTGTCCAACCGTCGGACCTGTGGAGCTTAGAGATATCATTTGGAATACTTTTTGGATTCAGCATACCCACAGCCACGACATCCGCATTATCATTGATTATTGTGTGATCAAAGTCGAAAACAGCAAGTTTCTTCTCCATCTATAACAAAAACGGCAATTAAGATCATTAGTTTTAAATTAGTCTATGGTTTTCAAAATTAAGCATCCCTTGATAAACGACTTTTTTTTCAATAATGTTATGGTTTTATTTTCCTCAATGGTATTTTCCCCATATCTTTCATaaagtgtgtcgcatttaagatgaaaacACCCCTATATttcagggtgattcattaagcaTGTCCAAGCTGCAGATtatagacctcaaaatattaagatttaatccATATCCTTTAAATGAAATGTCGCTCGTTActgaattacagggtgttttatttgaaaatttaataactatAACTTTACCCAgtgctttaaaactatttggcatatccttgtcatacttggcagaaaatgtaggtactgtatatcctactaaattatgataaattaacgtttctggctactatcagaggcgtacgacaggggacagtgaatggtttacccttcccaaattctacgccactggtgtaattgctattttagcacaatatttcgattatccaatactttctatgtaatagactcttcattcgtaacgttaaagtcattcgcattcaagatatttgaagtttaaaatgaaacggcacagcgattttgattaatgtattgtggcccttcatttttaacttcaaatatctcgaaaacgaatgatTTGATCggtacaaatgaagagtatattatttacatagtaagtattcatcatcacgtagcgctacaactcTGGGTGGGttctggctgactgtacaacttttttccaatttgttcggccttccatcaacctagggtcaaatagaatgttcattttccggagatctgtTTGGCtattatctctccatcgcattctgaaacgtccgagtggtcttttgcctgta
The window above is part of the Diabrotica virgifera virgifera chromosome 2, PGI_DIABVI_V3a genome. Proteins encoded here:
- the LOC126880165 gene encoding probable phosphatase phospho2 isoform X2, which gives rise to MEKKLAVFDFDHTIINDNADVVAVGMLNPKSIPNDISKLHRSDGWTAYMQGIFNLLHQTGITEDRIRKTIEALTEVQGMCRLIRELSEDLNYDVIIVSDSNSYFIETWLAVNKLQDNVLKVFSNPAKFDKNGLLVISMYHLQETCKLSTKNMCKGQIMQDFITKMKKQGTNYEKVVYCGDGMNDFCPMLRLNETDLACVRKGFKCEDIIRKSKEGTYKDALGITRVVNCEVLYWNNGDDILSFIKHF
- the LOC126880165 gene encoding probable phosphatase phospho2 isoform X1, translated to MQRPIHLIYSIFIVRTSVNIILPTTRARLLHQMEKKLAVFDFDHTIINDNADVVAVGMLNPKSIPNDISKLHRSDGWTAYMQGIFNLLHQTGITEDRIRKTIEALTEVQGMCRLIRELSEDLNYDVIIVSDSNSYFIETWLAVNKLQDNVLKVFSNPAKFDKNGLLVISMYHLQETCKLSTKNMCKGQIMQDFITKMKKQGTNYEKVVYCGDGMNDFCPMLRLNETDLACVRKGFKCEDIIRKSKEGTYKDALGITRVVNCEVLYWNNGDDILSFIKHF